The Streptomyces laurentii genome contains a region encoding:
- a CDS encoding preprotein translocase subunit secA (Helicase superfamily c-terminal domain; associated with DEXDc-, DEAD-, and DEAH-box proteins, yeast initiation factor 4A, Ski2p, and Hepatitis C virus NS3 helicases; this domain is foundin a wide variety of helicases and helicase related proteins; may...; cl17351;~SecA preprotein cross-linking domain; smart00958;~functions in protein export; can interact with acidic membrane phospholipids and the SecYEG protein complex; binds to preproteins; binds to ATP and undergoes a conformational change to promote membrane insertion of SecA/bound preprotein; ATP hydrolysis appears to drive release of the preprotein from SecA and deinsertion of SecA from the membrane; additional proteins SecD/F/YajC aid SecA recycling; exists in an equilibrium between monomers and dimers; may possibly form higher order oligomers; proteins in this cluster correspond SecA1; SecA2 is not essential and seems to play a role in secretion of a subset of proteins;~identified by MetaGeneAnnotator; putative;~nucleotide binding region [chemical binding];~preprotein translocase subunit SecA [Streptomyces avermitilis MA-4680];~preprotein translocase subunit SecA; Reviewed), translating into MSVFQKLMRAGEGKILRKLHRIADQVNSIEDDFVNLSDAELRALTDEYKQRYTDGESLDDLLPEAFATVREAAKRVLGQRHYDVQIMGGAALHLGYVAEMKTGEGKTLVGTLPAYLNALSGKGVHLITVNDYLAERDSEMMGRVHKFLGLEVGCILANMTPAQRREQYACDITYGTNNEFGFDYLRDNMAWSQDELVQRGHNYACVDEVDSILVDEARTPLIISGPADQATKWYGDFAKLVTRLVKGEPGNPLKGIEETGDYEVDEKKRTVGIHESGVSKVEDWLGIDNLYESVNTPLVGYLNNAIKAKELFKKDKDYVVIDGEVMIVDEHTGRILAGRRYNEGMHQAIEAKEGVPIKDENQTLATITLQNFFRLYDKLSGMTGTAMTEAAEFHQIYKLGVVPIPTNRPMQRMDQPDLIYRTEVAKFAAVVDDIAEKYEKGQPVLVGTTSVEKSEYLSQQLSKRGIPHEVLNAKHHEREATIVAQAGRKGAITVATNMAGRGTDIKLGGNPDDLAEAELRQAGLDPVEHVEEWSAALPGALERAEKAVKAEFEEVKELGGLYVLGTERHESRRIDNQLRGRSGRQGDPGESRFYLSLGDDLMRLFKAQMVERVMAMANVPDDVPIENKMVTRAIASAQGQVESQNFETRKNVLKYDEVLNRQREVIYGERRRVLEGEDLQEQVRHFMDDTIDDYIRQETTEGFAEEWDLDRLWNAFKQLYPVKVTVDELEDAAGDRAGITAEFIGESVKDDIHEQYDAREKQLGSDIMRELERRVVLSVLDRKWREHLYEMDYLQEGIGLRAMAQKDPLVEYQREGFDMFTAMMEGIKEESVGYLFNLEVQVEQQVEEVPVQDAAAQDTAAAGAARPEIRAKGLDAPQRPDRLHFSAPKVDGDGSVVEGDFASEGEGVPAGDGMTRAERRKAQKSAGGRRRKK; encoded by the coding sequence GTGTCCGTCTTCCAGAAGCTCATGCGTGCAGGCGAAGGCAAGATCCTGCGCAAACTGCACCGCATCGCGGACCAGGTCAACTCCATCGAAGATGACTTCGTCAATCTCTCCGACGCCGAGTTGCGGGCCCTCACCGACGAGTACAAGCAGCGGTACACCGACGGCGAGAGCCTGGACGACCTGCTCCCCGAGGCGTTCGCGACCGTCCGCGAGGCGGCCAAGCGCGTCCTCGGCCAGCGTCACTACGACGTGCAGATCATGGGCGGTGCCGCCCTCCACCTCGGGTACGTCGCCGAGATGAAGACCGGTGAGGGCAAGACCCTCGTCGGCACCCTTCCCGCGTACCTGAACGCGCTGTCCGGCAAGGGCGTCCACCTGATCACGGTGAACGACTACCTGGCCGAGCGCGACTCCGAGATGATGGGCCGCGTCCACAAGTTCCTGGGCCTGGAGGTCGGCTGCATCCTGGCCAACATGACCCCGGCGCAGCGCCGTGAGCAGTACGCGTGCGACATCACGTACGGCACGAACAACGAGTTCGGCTTCGACTACCTGCGCGACAACATGGCGTGGTCCCAGGACGAGCTCGTCCAGCGCGGCCACAACTACGCGTGCGTCGACGAGGTCGACTCGATCCTCGTCGACGAGGCCCGTACGCCGCTGATCATCTCCGGCCCGGCGGACCAGGCCACCAAGTGGTACGGCGACTTCGCCAAGCTGGTCACCCGCCTCGTCAAGGGCGAGCCCGGCAACCCGCTCAAGGGCATCGAGGAGACCGGCGACTACGAGGTCGACGAGAAGAAGCGGACCGTCGGCATCCACGAGTCCGGCGTCTCCAAGGTCGAGGACTGGCTGGGCATCGACAACCTGTACGAGTCGGTGAACACCCCGCTCGTCGGTTACCTGAACAACGCCATCAAGGCCAAGGAACTGTTCAAGAAGGACAAGGACTACGTCGTCATCGACGGCGAGGTCATGATCGTCGACGAGCACACCGGCCGTATCCTCGCCGGCCGCCGTTACAACGAGGGCATGCACCAGGCCATCGAGGCCAAGGAGGGCGTGCCGATCAAGGACGAGAACCAGACCCTCGCCACGATCACCCTCCAGAACTTCTTCCGCCTCTACGACAAGCTCTCCGGCATGACCGGTACGGCCATGACCGAGGCGGCCGAGTTCCACCAGATCTACAAGCTGGGCGTCGTCCCGATCCCGACGAACAGGCCCATGCAGCGCATGGACCAGCCGGACCTGATCTACCGGACCGAGGTCGCCAAGTTCGCCGCCGTCGTCGACGACATCGCGGAGAAGTACGAGAAGGGCCAGCCGGTCCTCGTCGGCACCACCTCCGTCGAGAAGTCCGAGTACCTGTCGCAGCAGCTCAGCAAGCGCGGCATCCCGCACGAGGTGCTCAACGCCAAGCACCACGAGCGCGAGGCCACGATCGTCGCGCAGGCCGGCCGCAAGGGCGCCATCACGGTCGCCACGAACATGGCCGGCCGCGGTACGGACATCAAGCTCGGCGGCAACCCCGACGACCTCGCCGAGGCCGAGCTGCGCCAGGCGGGCCTCGACCCCGTCGAGCACGTCGAGGAGTGGTCGGCGGCGCTGCCGGGCGCCCTGGAGCGCGCCGAGAAGGCCGTGAAGGCGGAGTTCGAGGAGGTCAAGGAGCTCGGCGGGCTGTACGTGCTGGGCACCGAGCGCCACGAGTCGCGCCGTATCGACAACCAGCTGCGCGGTCGTTCCGGCCGTCAGGGCGACCCGGGCGAGTCCCGCTTCTACCTGTCGCTGGGCGACGACCTGATGCGTCTGTTCAAGGCGCAGATGGTCGAGCGTGTGATGGCCATGGCCAACGTGCCGGACGACGTCCCGATCGAGAACAAGATGGTCACCCGGGCCATCGCCTCCGCGCAGGGCCAGGTCGAGAGCCAGAACTTCGAGACGCGCAAGAACGTCCTGAAGTACGACGAGGTGCTCAACCGGCAGCGCGAGGTCATCTACGGCGAGCGCCGCCGCGTCCTGGAGGGCGAGGACCTGCAGGAGCAGGTGCGCCACTTCATGGACGACACGATCGACGACTACATCCGCCAGGAGACCACCGAGGGCTTCGCCGAGGAGTGGGACCTGGACCGGCTGTGGAACGCGTTCAAGCAGCTCTACCCGGTCAAGGTCACGGTCGACGAGCTGGAGGACGCGGCCGGCGACCGCGCGGGCATCACGGCGGAGTTCATCGGCGAGTCCGTCAAGGACGACATCCACGAGCAGTACGACGCGCGTGAGAAGCAGCTCGGCTCGGACATCATGCGTGAGCTGGAGCGGCGCGTGGTCCTGTCCGTCCTCGACCGCAAGTGGCGCGAGCACCTCTACGAGATGGACTACCTCCAGGAGGGCATCGGCCTGCGCGCGATGGCGCAGAAGGACCCGCTGGTCGAGTACCAGCGCGAGGGCTTCGACATGTTCACCGCGATGATGGAGGGCATCAAGGAGGAGTCCGTCGGCTACCTGTTCAACCTGGAGGTCCAGGTCGAGCAGCAGGTCGAGGAGGTCCCGGTGCAGGACGCGGCCGCGCAGGACACCGCCGCGGCCGGTGCCGCCCGTCCGGAGATCCGCGCCAAGGGCCTCGACGCCCCGCAGCGCCCGGACCGGCTGCACTTCTCCGCGCCGAAGGTGGACGGCGACGGCTCGGTGGTCGAGGGCGACTTCGCCTCCGAGGGCGAGGGCGTCCCCGCGGGCGACGGCATGACGCGCGCGGAGCGCCGCAAGGCGCAGAAGAGCGCGGGCGGACGCCGCCGCAAGAAGTAA
- a CDS encoding acetyltransferase (Acetyltransferase (GNAT) domain; pfam13302;~N-Acyltransferase superfamily: Various enyzmes that characteristicly catalyzethe transfer of an acyl group to a substrate; cl00357;~acetyltransferase [Streptomyces sp. Mg1];~identified by MetaGeneAnnotator; putative), with protein sequence MEPITLTTARLRLRPFTPDDADLVYEICQDPEIQRWTAVPTPYTREDAEFFVTRIAPDGWRQDGQLPFAVEPLAGGPLIAAVGLHACGPGVREIGYWTAAGHRGRGYTTEVVGALAHWAFTGLGVHRLVWRAEVGNAPSRAVAERAGFTIEGVERAGIVNNDTARDCWLGSLLPSDLGLPSSLPYLPAPIPPEPSAAS encoded by the coding sequence ATGGAGCCCATCACCCTGACCACGGCCCGGCTGCGCCTGCGCCCCTTCACCCCGGACGACGCCGATCTGGTGTACGAGATCTGCCAGGACCCCGAGATCCAGCGCTGGACCGCCGTCCCCACCCCGTACACGCGCGAGGACGCCGAGTTCTTCGTGACCCGGATCGCGCCGGACGGCTGGCGCCAGGACGGGCAGCTCCCGTTCGCCGTCGAACCGCTGGCGGGTGGACCGCTGATCGCCGCCGTCGGACTGCACGCCTGCGGGCCCGGCGTCCGGGAGATCGGCTACTGGACCGCCGCCGGGCACCGCGGCCGGGGCTATACGACCGAGGTCGTCGGCGCCCTCGCCCACTGGGCCTTCACCGGGCTCGGCGTCCACCGTCTCGTCTGGCGCGCCGAGGTCGGCAACGCCCCCTCGCGCGCGGTGGCCGAACGGGCCGGCTTCACGATCGAGGGCGTCGAACGGGCCGGCATCGTCAACAACGACACCGCCCGCGACTGCTGGCTCGGCTCGCTGCTCCCCTCCGACCTGGGCCTGCCGTCGTCGCTGCCGTACCTGCCCGCGCCGATCCCGCCGGAGCCCTCCGCCGCCTCCTGA
- a CDS encoding hypothetical protein (DUF1006 domain-containing protein [Streptomyces fulvissimus DSM40593];~Protein of unknown function (DUF1006); pfam06224;~Uncharacterized protein conserved in bacteria [Function unknown];~UniProt-pubmed:11572948; UniProt-pubmed:20624727; UniProt-pubmed:21463507; UniProt-pubmed:18375553; UniProt-pubmed:20581206; UniProt-pubmed:12000953; UniProt-pubmed:20064060; UniProt-pubmed:21551298;~identified by MetaGeneAnnotator; putative) — MTTATPTPAAPRPAADLTADEARRITLRAQGFLGAPDRRAGVRGMLRRLGQVQLDTISVLARSHELIPYARLGAVGRRSVEDAYWTDGHAFEYWSHAACVLPAEEWPLFAFRRRAYRDRPHWGHELSPAAYDAVIAQLRAEGPRTATELGGAKNKGEWWDWSDAKIAVERALMYGEVVVTERRGWKRVYDLAERAVPAALLHDDLDDTECLRRLVRQAGEALGVGTRADLADYHRIKGEAFDAVVADSGLVPVSVAGWGKPAWADPAALATEPRGRHRTTLLSPFDSLIWERARTERIFGFTHRLEAYVPRQKRVHGYFAMPVLAGGRLVGRVDPARDGRTLVARQVSLDGPKAVPAVARALREAAEWVGCDAVAVERVDTPELAPALVKALG, encoded by the coding sequence ATGACGACCGCGACGCCCACCCCGGCCGCCCCGCGCCCCGCCGCCGACCTGACCGCCGACGAAGCCCGCCGGATCACCCTGCGCGCCCAGGGATTCCTCGGCGCCCCCGACCGGCGGGCCGGAGTGCGCGGGATGCTGCGCCGGCTCGGCCAGGTCCAGCTCGACACCATCTCGGTCCTCGCCCGCTCGCACGAGCTGATCCCGTACGCGCGCCTCGGCGCCGTCGGCCGCCGCAGCGTCGAGGACGCGTACTGGACCGACGGGCACGCCTTCGAGTACTGGTCGCACGCCGCGTGCGTCCTGCCGGCCGAGGAGTGGCCGCTGTTCGCCTTCCGCCGCCGCGCCTACCGCGACCGCCCGCACTGGGGCCACGAGCTGTCCCCGGCCGCGTACGACGCGGTGATCGCGCAGCTGCGGGCCGAGGGCCCGCGGACCGCGACCGAGCTGGGCGGCGCCAAGAACAAGGGCGAGTGGTGGGACTGGTCCGACGCGAAGATCGCCGTCGAGCGGGCGCTGATGTACGGGGAGGTGGTGGTCACCGAGCGGCGCGGCTGGAAGCGGGTGTACGACCTGGCGGAGCGCGCCGTCCCGGCCGCGCTGCTGCACGACGACCTCGACGACACGGAATGCCTGCGCCGGCTCGTCCGGCAGGCGGGCGAGGCGCTGGGCGTCGGCACCCGCGCGGACCTCGCCGACTACCACCGGATCAAGGGCGAGGCGTTCGACGCGGTGGTGGCGGACTCCGGGCTCGTGCCGGTGAGCGTGGCGGGCTGGGGGAAGCCCGCCTGGGCCGACCCGGCGGCGCTCGCGACCGAGCCGCGCGGCCGGCACCGTACGACGCTGCTCTCGCCGTTCGACTCGCTGATCTGGGAGCGGGCCCGCACCGAGCGGATCTTCGGCTTCACCCACCGCCTGGAGGCGTACGTGCCCCGGCAGAAGCGGGTGCACGGCTACTTCGCGATGCCCGTCCTGGCCGGTGGCAGGCTGGTCGGCCGGGTGGACCCGGCGCGCGACGGCCGGACCCTGGTGGCCCGGCAGGTGTCCCTGGACGGCCCGAAGGCGGTGCCGGCGGTGGCGCGGGCGCTGCGCGAGGCGGCCGAGTGGGTGGGCTGCGACGCGGTCGCCGTGGAGCGGGTGGACACCCCGGAGCTCGCGCCGGCACTGGTGAAGGCCCTCGGCTGA
- a CDS encoding luxR family transcriptional regulator (C-terminal DNA-binding domain of LuxR-like proteins. This domain contains a helix-turn-helix motif and binds DNA. Proteins belonging to this group are response regulators; some act as transcriptional activators, others as transcriptional repressors. Many...; cd06170;~DNA binding residues [nucleotide binding];~KEGG: fal:FRAAL1304 protein-glutamate methylesterase; PFAM: response regulator receiver; regulatory protein LuxR; SMART: regulatory protein LuxR; response regulator receiver;~LuxR family transcriptional regulator [Frankia sp. EuI1c];~Response regulator containing a CheY-like receiver domain and an HTH DNA-binding domain [Signal transduction mechanisms / Transcription]; COG2197;~Signal receiver domain; originally thought to be unique to bacteria (CheY, OmpR, NtrC, and PhoB), now recently identified in eukaroytes ETR1 Arabidopsis thaliana; this domain receives the signal from the sensor partner in a two-component systems; cd00156;~dimerization interface [polypeptide binding];~identified by MetaGeneAnnotator; putative;~intermolecular recognition site;~phosphorylation site [posttranslational modification]) — protein sequence MADRFGPVHGGRQPGSTSAPEGSDSAIGASRDEPIRVLVVDDHALFRRGLEIVLRQEEDIEVVGEAGDGAEAVDKAADLLPDIILMDVRMPRRGGIEACTSIKEVAPSAKIIMLTISDEEADLYDAIKAGATGYLLKEISTDEVATAIRAVADGQSQISPSMASKLLTEFKSMIQRTDERRLVPAPRLTDRELEVLKLVATGMNNRDIAKELFISENTVKNHVRNILEKLQLHSRMEAVVYAMREKILEIR from the coding sequence ATGGCGGACCGCTTCGGGCCGGTGCACGGCGGGCGACAGCCAGGAAGCACGAGTGCCCCGGAGGGATCGGATTCGGCCATCGGAGCGTCACGGGACGAACCGATCCGGGTCCTCGTCGTGGACGATCACGCGCTTTTCCGCCGGGGCTTGGAGATCGTCCTGCGGCAGGAAGAGGACATCGAGGTCGTCGGCGAGGCCGGTGACGGCGCCGAGGCCGTCGACAAGGCGGCGGATCTGCTGCCCGACATCATCCTCATGGACGTCCGGATGCCCCGGCGGGGCGGTATCGAGGCCTGCACCTCCATCAAGGAGGTGGCTCCCAGCGCCAAGATCATCATGCTGACGATAAGCGACGAGGAGGCGGACCTCTACGACGCGATCAAGGCGGGCGCGACCGGTTATCTCCTCAAGGAGATCTCCACCGACGAGGTCGCCACCGCGATCCGCGCCGTCGCCGACGGCCAGTCGCAGATCAGCCCGTCGATGGCGTCGAAGCTCCTCACCGAGTTCAAGTCGATGATCCAGCGCACCGACGAGCGGCGGCTGGTGCCGGCGCCCCGGCTGACCGACCGCGAGCTGGAGGTGCTCAAGCTCGTCGCGACCGGCATGAACAACCGGGACATCGCCAAGGAGCTCTTCATCTCCGAGAACACCGTGAAGAACCACGTCCGCAACATCCTGGAGAAGCTGCAGCTGCACTCCCGGATGGAGGCCGTGGTCTACGCGATGCGGGAGAAGATCCTCGAGATCCGCTGA